In one Streptomyces sp. NBC_01288 genomic region, the following are encoded:
- a CDS encoding ABC1 kinase family protein: MRTLIGDRLRLVVKVLGSLIADEVGHTARERGRSKGNGRSSAEDEESAAGDAQRRARAVRKALESLGPFYVKLGQILSTRPDMVPPSMIAEFQNLHDQVDVQPFSLFEPVLEKDLGPDWKLRFDDIDTTKPLGAASLAQVYRVTLPGGREAVVKIQRPEIREAVRADMALLRRASRIVARAAPRFNEVIDVEAMLGSIFDAMEPELDFTGEARNMEEGREAARDFRTLAVPEVLSATPRVLVQSMAPGMSVRHLDPRSFSDSERTDIGKDLLRFMYRGYFVQRTFHADPHAGNVFALPGGPATLIDWGMVGRLDKRTSLQLLPLLMALAQNDGHGLARAWADMGKLTAWANLPAFAADMAALVPKISSASLGELNFGVSLTTVLEKATKRGIGSAPSISLLGKSFANLEGSVRCLAPELSLAEIFKGEVRGIVMSLLGEFISLEQLGRTAMDLMVTATTSPEQLRGLLADASNRRFALQVHHPRTPAALGGERGSSYAGLIALGAMALLLDHRRRSR, translated from the coding sequence GTGAGGACCTTGATCGGCGACCGGCTCCGGCTGGTCGTGAAGGTGCTGGGCAGTCTGATCGCCGACGAGGTCGGTCACACGGCGCGGGAACGCGGCAGATCCAAGGGGAACGGCCGGTCCTCGGCGGAGGATGAGGAATCCGCCGCCGGGGACGCTCAACGGCGTGCCCGCGCCGTACGGAAGGCCCTGGAGAGCCTCGGCCCTTTCTATGTGAAGCTCGGCCAGATCCTCTCCACCCGGCCGGACATGGTGCCGCCCTCGATGATCGCCGAGTTCCAGAACCTGCACGACCAGGTCGACGTGCAGCCGTTCTCCCTGTTCGAGCCGGTCCTGGAGAAGGATCTCGGCCCCGACTGGAAGCTCAGGTTCGACGACATCGACACCACCAAGCCGCTGGGCGCGGCGTCGCTGGCCCAGGTCTACCGGGTGACCCTGCCCGGGGGCCGGGAGGCCGTGGTGAAGATCCAGCGGCCGGAGATCCGCGAGGCGGTCCGGGCCGACATGGCCCTGCTGCGCCGGGCCTCCCGCATCGTGGCCCGGGCGGCACCGCGGTTCAACGAGGTCATCGACGTCGAGGCGATGCTGGGCTCGATCTTCGACGCCATGGAACCCGAACTGGACTTCACCGGCGAGGCCCGCAACATGGAGGAGGGCCGGGAGGCGGCCCGCGACTTCCGCACCCTGGCCGTCCCCGAGGTCCTCTCGGCCACACCCCGGGTGCTGGTGCAGTCGATGGCTCCAGGCATGTCCGTACGGCATCTGGACCCCAGGTCGTTCAGCGACAGCGAGCGCACCGACATCGGCAAGGACCTGCTGCGGTTCATGTACCGCGGCTACTTCGTGCAGCGGACGTTCCACGCGGATCCGCACGCGGGGAACGTCTTCGCGCTGCCCGGGGGTCCCGCGACGCTGATCGACTGGGGCATGGTGGGGCGCCTGGACAAGCGGACCAGCCTCCAACTGCTGCCCCTGCTCATGGCGTTGGCGCAGAACGACGGACACGGGCTGGCCCGCGCCTGGGCCGACATGGGGAAGCTCACCGCCTGGGCGAACCTGCCGGCGTTCGCCGCCGACATGGCGGCGCTGGTCCCCAAGATCTCCAGCGCCTCGCTGGGCGAGCTGAACTTCGGCGTCTCGCTCACCACGGTGCTGGAGAAGGCCACCAAGCGGGGCATCGGCTCCGCGCCCTCGATCTCGCTGCTGGGAAAGTCCTTCGCCAACCTCGAAGGCTCGGTGCGCTGCCTGGCGCCCGAGCTGTCGCTGGCGGAGATCTTCAAGGGCGAGGTCCGCGGCATCGTGATGTCCCTGCTGGGCGAGTTCATCTCGCTGGAGCAGCTGGGCCGTACGGCCATGGACCTGATGGTCACGGCCACCACCAGCCCCGAGCAGCTGCGCGGACTGCTGGCCGACGCGTCCAACCGGCGGTTCGCGCTCCAGGTCCACCACCCGAGGACACCGGCCGCCCTGGGAGGCGAACGCGGCTCCTCCTACGCCGGGTTGATCGCCCTGGGCGCCATGGCCCTGCTGCTGGACCACCGCCGCAGGTCCCGCTGA
- a CDS encoding SRPBCC family protein has protein sequence MSGRPRVRGPVPLSERVTVRVPPDIAYAAVADVTRMGQWSPEVRGARVLGGPGPVRVGTRFVGLNRASWLPWATLCTVVSARPGSCFAFKVSFLGVALSQWTYRFTEVPGGCEVTEEWLDLRSAVAGRLLTAVSPAVTGVVRRRERNRATMRATLAALRTALEGG, from the coding sequence GTGAGCGGCCGTCCGCGCGTGCGAGGCCCGGTCCCGCTCAGCGAGCGCGTCACGGTCCGGGTGCCGCCCGACATCGCGTACGCCGCCGTAGCCGACGTGACACGGATGGGGCAGTGGAGTCCGGAGGTCCGGGGCGCCCGCGTGCTGGGCGGCCCGGGGCCCGTACGCGTGGGCACCCGCTTCGTGGGGCTCAACCGCGCCTCGTGGCTGCCCTGGGCCACCCTCTGCACCGTGGTCTCCGCCCGGCCGGGAAGCTGCTTCGCCTTCAAGGTCAGCTTCCTGGGGGTCGCCCTGTCCCAATGGACGTACCGCTTCACGGAGGTGCCCGGGGGATGCGAGGTCACGGAGGAGTGGCTGGACCTGCGGTCGGCGGTCGCCGGACGGCTGCTCACCGCCGTCAGCCCGGCGGTCACCGGCGTGGTCCGGCGCCGCGAGCGCAACCGAGCGACGATGCGGGCGACACTGGCCGCCCTCCGGACAGCTCTGGAGGGCGGCTGA
- a CDS encoding cytochrome P450, translating to MSDVRDGVVAGAPRAAGLPLLGSVLDFRRDILQAMHRGRTAHGDLVQYRLGPVAVHGVSSPELAAEVLTDSERFGKLGPDNPLRLVLGEGLLTSDDHKSWLRNRRMMQPIYTKQALAGMFATMGVSAAEQIAHMGDRYRTGAVVDLHTEMMRVTLDIVSRCMFSTDVSRTLAGLGPDAVDVAINYAFDRLQNPLSPPTSWPTPRNRRFHEVMRGLDDLIYRIIAERRRPDADAPTGGGDLLDMLLAARDADTGQGMTDRELRDEVITTFAAGHETTAITLTWAFYLLSRHREVLERVQREVDGVLGKEELPTPDDLAAMPYTLRVFEEALRLYPSAPILPRLVQRDTELGGYRVPAGSRVLVNLYDIHRHPRHWPDPERFDPDRFLPEAGKGRHRFAYLPFGAGPHLCIGKHFALMEAHLLLCALVRRWEFRHVPSHRVVNHATITLRPRYGMLMTMHQRTPSAARPAHVAGERTS from the coding sequence ATGAGCGACGTACGCGATGGTGTGGTGGCGGGTGCCCCTAGGGCGGCCGGGCTGCCGTTGCTCGGCAGTGTGCTGGACTTCCGGCGGGACATCCTCCAGGCCATGCACCGGGGGCGCACCGCCCACGGCGACCTGGTGCAGTACCGGCTCGGGCCGGTCGCGGTGCACGGGGTGTCCAGCCCGGAGCTGGCCGCCGAGGTGCTGACCGACAGCGAACGGTTCGGCAAGCTCGGGCCGGACAACCCGCTGCGGCTCGTCCTCGGTGAGGGGCTGCTGACCAGCGACGACCACAAGAGCTGGCTGCGCAACCGGCGGATGATGCAGCCGATCTACACCAAGCAGGCCCTCGCGGGCATGTTCGCGACGATGGGCGTCTCGGCGGCCGAGCAGATCGCGCACATGGGGGACCGCTACCGGACGGGTGCGGTGGTGGACCTGCACACGGAGATGATGCGGGTCACCCTCGACATCGTCAGCCGCTGCATGTTCAGCACCGACGTGAGCCGCACCCTGGCCGGGCTCGGACCGGACGCGGTGGACGTCGCGATCAACTACGCCTTCGACCGGCTACAGAACCCGCTGAGCCCGCCGACGTCCTGGCCGACCCCCCGCAACCGGCGCTTCCACGAGGTCATGCGGGGACTCGACGACCTCATCTACCGGATCATCGCGGAACGCCGGCGGCCGGACGCGGACGCCCCCACCGGCGGTGGGGACCTGCTGGACATGCTGCTGGCCGCCCGCGACGCCGACACCGGGCAGGGGATGACCGACCGGGAGCTGCGCGACGAGGTCATCACCACCTTCGCCGCCGGCCACGAGACCACCGCGATCACCCTCACCTGGGCCTTCTACCTGCTCTCCCGGCACCGCGAGGTGCTGGAGCGGGTCCAGCGCGAGGTGGACGGCGTCCTGGGGAAGGAAGAACTGCCCACCCCGGACGACCTGGCCGCGATGCCCTACACCCTGCGGGTCTTCGAAGAGGCCCTGCGGCTCTATCCGTCGGCGCCGATCCTGCCCCGGCTGGTGCAGCGGGACACCGAACTGGGCGGCTATCGGGTGCCGGCCGGGTCACGCGTCCTGGTGAACCTGTACGACATCCACCGGCACCCGCGGCACTGGCCGGACCCCGAGCGCTTCGACCCGGACCGCTTCCTGCCGGAGGCCGGAAAGGGGCGCCATCGCTTCGCGTATCTGCCGTTCGGCGCGGGGCCGCACCTCTGCATCGGGAAGCACTTCGCGCTCATGGAGGCCCATCTGCTGCTGTGCGCCCTGGTGCGCCGCTGGGAGTTCCGCCATGTTCCCTCTCACCGGGTGGTGAACCACGCCACCATCACGCTGCGGCCGCGGTACGGAATGCTGATGACGATGCATCAGCGGACGCCCTCGGCCGCCCGACCCGCCCATGTCGCCGGAGAACGGACCTCATGA
- a CDS encoding class I SAM-dependent methyltransferase gives MIGTLLARPLELMEDNFRRPTGRAGRFFGNLMAVQHRSLTAWTIEHMDVRGRQRVLDVGCGGGMAVKLLSGRAAQGFVAGVDYSMEMVEQAVRRNLPAVARGRVEIRHGDCSQLPYEDASFDQVCAIETFYFWPDPLGGLAEAYRVLKPGGQVAVTLEMSREAADDPSLTQRFFGRRFTERSQRAGLHILSGDDLVERLTKAGFQDARFVSEPRRSLGWVCALARK, from the coding sequence ATGATCGGCACATTGCTGGCAAGGCCGTTGGAGCTCATGGAGGACAACTTCCGCAGGCCGACCGGGCGGGCCGGGCGGTTCTTCGGGAACCTGATGGCGGTGCAGCACCGGAGTCTCACCGCGTGGACGATCGAGCACATGGACGTGCGCGGCCGTCAGCGGGTGCTGGACGTCGGGTGCGGCGGGGGCATGGCGGTGAAGCTGCTGTCGGGGCGGGCCGCTCAGGGGTTCGTCGCCGGGGTGGACTACTCGATGGAGATGGTCGAGCAGGCGGTACGGCGCAATCTGCCGGCCGTCGCGCGCGGCCGGGTCGAGATCCGGCACGGGGACTGCTCCCAACTGCCTTACGAGGACGCCTCGTTCGACCAGGTCTGCGCGATCGAGACCTTCTACTTCTGGCCGGATCCCCTGGGCGGTCTCGCCGAGGCGTACCGGGTGCTCAAACCGGGCGGACAGGTGGCCGTCACGCTGGAGATGAGCCGGGAGGCCGCCGACGATCCGTCACTGACCCAGCGGTTCTTCGGCCGACGCTTCACGGAGCGCTCGCAGCGGGCGGGGCTGCACATCCTCTCCGGGGACGACCTGGTGGAACGGCTCACCAAGGCCGGGTTCCAGGACGCCCGGTTCGTGTCGGAACCGCGCCGCTCGCTGGGCTGGGTCTGCGCGCTGGCACGGAAGTGA
- a CDS encoding NAD(P)/FAD-dependent oxidoreductase, translated as MTLFAPGTPCWEPGDPDGTDPPSTVRGSIGADVAVVGAGLVGLSTAYHLAERQPSLDIVVVDARRPAAGASGRGTGLLGPRVGPPVDRAVRRYGPAVARRMHRASVEAVRHVVELCDRLGVPCADGEQIVAARSRTGLASLARQAAVYRALDLEVPVLCAADIRRRVDVPYHAGLLHRHTATLDPAALTAALARACVAKGVRLYGGSLLREVRGGDGQRPELVFPQGTLRAPKSVLAVNAGVAGLGLPVGTVLGLEVHAVATEPLGHEARALLGHGGLAVIDAVPLAPYFRLTADGRLVVGGGTALCPDGIGPRRRAVLRVFAFHRLEQWLRALHPALAGVEVTHRWAGGIGVTADGLPVVGPVRGRPGVWYAGGCNGHGLAMSVVHGSYLAAALLGDGDTCEPLPWHRSRAPRLPVSGPARPLLRAHLAAMDRTARRAAGPALGPRG; from the coding sequence GTGACCCTGTTCGCGCCGGGCACGCCCTGCTGGGAGCCCGGGGACCCGGACGGCACCGACCCGCCGTCCACCGTGCGCGGCTCGATCGGTGCCGATGTCGCGGTGGTGGGCGCGGGACTCGTAGGACTGTCCACCGCCTATCACCTGGCGGAACGTCAACCCTCCCTGGACATCGTGGTGGTGGACGCGCGGCGGCCGGCGGCCGGTGCCAGTGGGCGGGGCACCGGGCTGCTGGGGCCGCGGGTCGGGCCGCCGGTCGACCGGGCGGTGCGGCGGTACGGTCCCGCCGTCGCCCGCCGGATGCACCGGGCCAGCGTCGAGGCCGTACGACACGTCGTGGAGCTGTGCGACCGGCTCGGCGTGCCCTGTGCGGACGGGGAGCAGATCGTCGCGGCGCGCTCGCGCACCGGGCTTGCGTCCCTGGCGCGGCAGGCCGCCGTCTATCGCGCCCTGGACCTGGAGGTGCCCGTCCTCTGCGCCGCCGACATCCGGCGCCGGGTCGACGTGCCGTACCACGCGGGTCTGCTCCACCGGCACACCGCCACCCTCGACCCGGCCGCGCTGACAGCGGCGCTGGCCCGGGCTTGCGTGGCCAAGGGAGTACGGCTCTACGGCGGCAGCCTGCTGCGGGAGGTGCGCGGCGGGGACGGGCAGCGGCCCGAACTGGTCTTCCCGCAGGGCACGTTGCGGGCGCCGAAGTCGGTGCTGGCGGTGAACGCCGGGGTGGCCGGGCTCGGGCTGCCGGTGGGCACGGTGCTCGGGCTTGAGGTGCACGCGGTGGCGACCGAGCCGCTGGGCCACGAGGCGCGTGCGCTCCTCGGGCACGGTGGGCTGGCGGTGATCGACGCGGTGCCGCTGGCCCCGTACTTCCGCCTCACCGCGGACGGACGGTTGGTGGTCGGGGGCGGGACCGCCCTGTGTCCGGACGGGATCGGGCCCCGCCGCAGGGCTGTGCTGCGGGTGTTCGCGTTCCATCGGCTGGAGCAGTGGCTGCGGGCGCTGCACCCGGCGCTGGCCGGGGTGGAGGTCACGCACCGTTGGGCGGGCGGGATCGGGGTGACTGCGGACGGTCTGCCCGTGGTGGGGCCGGTCCGGGGGCGGCCCGGTGTCTGGTACGCGGGTGGCTGCAACGGGCACGGTCTCGCGATGTCGGTGGTGCACGGCTCCTACCTCGCCGCGGCCCTGCTCGGCGATGGGGACACGTGCGAGCCGCTGCCCTGGCACCGCTCCCGGGCACCCCGGCTGCCGGTGTCGGGCCCGGCCCGGCCGCTCCTGCGGGCCCACCTGGCCGCGATGGACCGCACCGCCCGCCGTGCGGCGGGGCCCGCGCTCGGGCCCCGGGGGTGA
- a CDS encoding flavin reductase family protein — MADLALNLALARPPDPGEQLRDEPGPDTEHCLRLYAKLASGVTVVTTQGGDGRPAGMTVSALTSLSARPPLLLACLRNGSHTLSAIGGQGVFAVNLLRDNQRSRAARFADPAVSPTERFREVPLRPVLGAPVFGDALGWSVCLVEDIRRYGDHSAVVGRVAVVQVASGRPLLWHDRRFGSLAGAGEGASR; from the coding sequence ATGGCTGACCTCGCCCTGAACCTCGCCCTGGCCCGGCCGCCGGACCCGGGCGAGCAGTTGCGGGACGAGCCCGGCCCGGACACCGAGCACTGCCTGCGCCTGTACGCGAAACTCGCCTCCGGCGTCACCGTGGTCACCACCCAGGGCGGGGACGGGCGGCCGGCAGGGATGACCGTCTCCGCCCTCACGTCGTTGTCGGCCCGGCCGCCCCTCCTGCTCGCCTGTCTGCGCAACGGCTCCCACACCCTGTCGGCGATCGGCGGTCAGGGCGTCTTCGCGGTCAACCTGCTCCGGGACAACCAGCGTTCGCGGGCCGCCCGCTTCGCGGATCCGGCCGTCTCACCGACCGAGCGGTTCCGCGAGGTCCCGCTCCGCCCGGTCCTGGGAGCACCCGTCTTCGGCGACGCGCTCGGCTGGTCGGTCTGCCTGGTCGAGGACATCCGCCGCTACGGCGACCACAGCGCGGTGGTGGGAAGGGTGGCGGTGGTGCAGGTGGCGTCGGGGCGGCCGTTGCTCTGGCACGACCGGAGGTTCGGGTCGCTGGCCGGGGCCGGGGAAGGGGCGTCCCGGTGA
- a CDS encoding type II toxin-antitoxin system RatA family toxin — protein MRHVTVRMTAQGIDPEHAYRRISDFSRYPELTTTVRAVEVQPPRPDGSVVSAWTVAFRNGLMRWTERDTFSPATRSIAFEQLSGDFETFEGSWACAAHPDGTTVTFRASFDLGIPTLAEILDPVAESTLRTNIEKILQGLLGTVSPAGLADAAHG, from the coding sequence ATGCGCCATGTGACAGTCCGGATGACAGCCCAGGGCATCGACCCCGAGCACGCCTACCGGAGGATCAGCGACTTCAGCCGGTATCCCGAACTCACCACCACGGTCCGCGCGGTGGAGGTGCAGCCGCCGCGACCCGACGGTTCCGTGGTCTCCGCGTGGACGGTCGCCTTCCGCAACGGGCTGATGCGCTGGACGGAACGCGACACCTTCTCGCCGGCCACCCGCTCCATCGCGTTCGAGCAGCTCAGCGGCGACTTCGAGACCTTTGAAGGCAGTTGGGCCTGCGCGGCGCACCCGGACGGCACCACCGTCACCTTCCGGGCCTCGTTCGACCTGGGGATCCCCACGCTGGCCGAGATCCTCGACCCGGTGGCCGAGTCGACGTTACGCACCAACATCGAGAAGATCCTCCAGGGTCTGCTCGGCACGGTGTCACCGGCCGGTCTCGCGGACGCCGCGCATGGCTGA
- a CDS encoding aspartate aminotransferase family protein — translation MAAPTLAKPAAPPTAETPTPTPPDTAELYRRHLGTGRAVMGTVLGGMAEVRSQGVWVYTDDGRRYLDFGGYGVFILGHRHPAVLDAVQRQLDVHPLATRVFLEPVAARAAAALAARTPAGLDHVHFVNSGAEATEAGLKLARAHGRNALVTTVSGYHGKTLGALSVTANSLYQQAFEPLLPDTTQVAYGDLDELEAALRERRDRACVILEPVQGEGGVRIPPPGYLAEAAGLCRAYGAFLIVDEVQTGLGRLGSWWGVDAEGVVPDVLLVGKGLSGGVVPVAAMVATKDAYRPFSRDPYLHTSTFGASPIACAAALAAVETIDREDIVGRAAALGRHLLGGVAEACAPYRERLVHEVRGRGLLIGIEFARAQAVGETLLELVSRGVLVNHSLNSTRVLRLTPPAIADADETQLFLDALAEALRAVHTRLA, via the coding sequence ATGGCCGCTCCAACCCTTGCAAAGCCGGCCGCTCCCCCCACCGCAGAGACCCCCACCCCCACACCCCCCGACACCGCCGAGCTATACCGCCGTCACCTCGGCACCGGCCGTGCCGTCATGGGTACCGTGCTCGGCGGTATGGCCGAGGTCCGATCCCAGGGTGTCTGGGTGTACACCGATGACGGGCGTCGTTATCTGGACTTCGGGGGCTACGGCGTCTTCATCCTGGGGCATCGGCACCCGGCCGTACTCGACGCGGTGCAGCGGCAGTTGGACGTACATCCGCTGGCCACCCGGGTGTTTCTGGAGCCCGTTGCCGCGCGAGCCGCTGCCGCGCTGGCCGCACGTACGCCGGCGGGGCTCGATCACGTGCACTTCGTCAACTCCGGTGCCGAGGCCACCGAAGCGGGTCTGAAGCTGGCCCGTGCCCATGGGCGCAACGCGCTGGTGACCACCGTGTCCGGGTACCACGGCAAGACCCTGGGGGCGTTGAGCGTCACCGCCAACTCCCTTTACCAGCAGGCCTTTGAGCCGTTGTTGCCGGACACCACGCAGGTCGCCTACGGGGACCTGGACGAGCTGGAGGCGGCACTCCGTGAGCGTCGCGACCGGGCCTGCGTGATCCTCGAACCGGTACAGGGCGAGGGCGGGGTGCGTATCCCGCCGCCCGGGTATCTCGCGGAGGCGGCCGGGCTGTGCCGGGCCTACGGCGCCTTCCTGATCGTGGACGAGGTGCAGACCGGGCTGGGGCGGCTCGGTAGTTGGTGGGGTGTGGACGCTGAAGGTGTCGTGCCCGATGTTCTCCTCGTCGGGAAGGGGCTGAGCGGCGGTGTCGTACCGGTGGCCGCGATGGTGGCGACCAAAGACGCTTACCGTCCGTTCTCCCGCGATCCCTACCTCCACACCTCCACCTTCGGCGCCTCGCCGATCGCCTGTGCCGCGGCGCTGGCGGCGGTGGAGACGATCGATCGTGAGGACATCGTGGGCCGGGCCGCCGCGCTCGGCCGGCACCTGCTCGGGGGAGTTGCGGAGGCCTGTGCCCCCTACCGGGAACGCCTCGTGCACGAGGTCCGCGGCAGGGGACTGCTGATCGGGATCGAGTTCGCCCGGGCACAGGCCGTCGGCGAGACGCTGCTGGAGTTGGTGAGCCGGGGCGTCCTGGTGAACCACTCGCTCAACTCCACCCGCGTGCTCCGGCTGACGCCCCCGGCGATCGCCGACGCCGACGAGACCCAGCTCTTCCTGGACGCCCTGGCCGAAGCCCTGCGGGCCGTGCACACCCGCCTCGCCTGA